A single window of Puniceicoccus vermicola DNA harbors:
- a CDS encoding GntR family transcriptional regulator, giving the protein MTSPNQSENSLRTDLTSHGDESRKSPPSPRTVQPTFKKILRDTVENYPADTRLPPIRDLGKQLGISLVTAQRIVTELIQDGVLYSRPRSGVFVADRSTPKQPPLRKSYPKEGTTRTPGVFESSFTFGTGSQEQFQQPLWENLIQRFCQKYPNTSPKIEHGQNPSTTTDAYERLDWNKDWAGDDKNLLNLSKSAPANLAKRSTPEGLIPLYHRSNFLFYHPKLLKRCGIEPPAYRTFSEQLRFLQEAAPKLEAKGFDPLPYSVQQPITLLGSRHLESYFHLVYDQKTDPSEREEFIRATGEVLQTCRSCQRAPGVNNPIAEENRNRFLRGKEIPFFLGHSVDFWRFTEEKLTTPIQAYPMLSSDDTLFLWPMVGAASSHSKSPVEVLRFLNFLISDEAQASFAKTGAFGADLNPEFSPTTTASPDWFAETLSRSRPMRLASPELFYLAIRILNNELWHALLDHVSVDQAVEEALQLGKVFTLQSRQSSQQNPESSR; this is encoded by the coding sequence ATGACGTCACCGAACCAAAGCGAAAATTCTCTGCGCACCGACCTGACCTCACACGGTGACGAAAGCCGCAAATCGCCGCCATCTCCGCGCACCGTCCAACCGACCTTCAAAAAAATCTTGCGGGATACGGTCGAAAACTATCCAGCAGATACACGCCTCCCACCGATCCGAGACCTGGGAAAACAATTGGGCATCTCTCTAGTCACCGCCCAGCGAATTGTAACCGAGCTCATTCAAGACGGCGTCCTTTACAGCCGTCCTCGTTCCGGAGTTTTTGTCGCGGACCGCTCCACTCCCAAACAACCCCCTTTGCGAAAGAGCTACCCCAAAGAAGGGACTACCCGCACTCCCGGCGTATTTGAAAGCTCGTTTACCTTTGGAACCGGCAGTCAGGAACAGTTTCAACAACCTTTATGGGAGAACTTGATACAGAGATTTTGCCAAAAATACCCCAATACCTCTCCAAAAATCGAGCATGGCCAAAACCCGTCCACAACTACAGACGCCTACGAACGACTCGACTGGAACAAAGACTGGGCCGGAGACGACAAGAACCTCCTGAATCTCAGTAAATCTGCCCCCGCAAATCTTGCCAAACGCAGCACCCCGGAGGGACTCATCCCCCTTTATCATCGGAGCAACTTCCTTTTCTATCATCCAAAGCTTTTGAAACGCTGCGGAATCGAACCTCCCGCCTATCGCACCTTCTCTGAGCAACTTCGATTCCTCCAAGAAGCAGCTCCAAAACTCGAAGCCAAAGGCTTTGATCCTCTTCCTTACTCTGTCCAACAACCCATCACCCTGCTCGGCTCCCGTCACCTTGAGAGCTATTTTCACTTGGTCTACGATCAAAAGACCGACCCATCCGAACGAGAGGAATTCATCCGGGCGACCGGAGAGGTCCTCCAAACTTGCCGCTCCTGTCAGCGCGCGCCCGGAGTCAACAACCCGATTGCCGAAGAGAATCGCAACCGCTTCCTGCGAGGGAAAGAGATCCCCTTCTTCCTCGGTCACAGCGTCGACTTCTGGCGATTCACCGAAGAGAAACTGACGACTCCGATCCAAGCCTATCCGATGCTCTCGAGTGATGACACCCTCTTCCTCTGGCCTATGGTAGGAGCGGCCTCTAGCCACTCCAAGAGCCCCGTCGAGGTTCTTCGTTTTCTCAACTTCCTGATCTCCGACGAGGCCCAAGCTTCGTTCGCAAAGACCGGAGCCTTCGGAGCTGACCTGAATCCTGAATTCTCCCCAACAACGACGGCCTCACCGGACTGGTTTGCCGAAACTCTATCCCGGTCCCGGCCGATGAGGCTAGCTTCGCCGGAGCTCTTCTACCTCGCGATTCGCATTTTAAACAACGAACTCTGGCACGCCCTCCTC